In Tolumonas lignilytica, the DNA window GGTCCAGAAAATTGGTTCACGGGGCATGTGCGTGTCGAAATGTTGTTTACACCACAAGCAAAAGCAAGAACCAGTGCGGGTTCCGTGACGTTTGAGCCAGAAGCTCGAACTGCATGGCATTCTCATCCAATCGGCCAATCACTGATTGTAACCGCAGGCGTTGGTTACGTTCAGTTCTGGGGTGAAGAGCGACAAGAGATCGTTTCCGGCGATGTAGTCTGGATACCTGCAGGTGTTAAACACTGGCATGGTGCTTCTGAAAAAATGGCCATGACACATATTGCTGTGCAAGAAGAAGAGAATGGCAGTGCCGCGGATTGGATGGAGTTAGTTTCCGACGCGCAGTATGCTGGAATATAGTCACTGCGCTGCGCTTTATACAAATATTTTAAATAAAAAGGTCAGTATCACACTGACCTTTATGAATATCATTTTTTCACTTGGAATGAGTCCATTATTTTCAATAATACTGCAATTTTTTTCTGGCATTCCGCCTGTATTGGATTATCAGCACGAATTGCTTCTAAAGCACCATCAATAGCTTTATCAATTTTATGCCAATCACTAGCAGCTCTTGGTTTTAGTCCTGCCTCAGCAGAATCCCATGCTAATTCCAAATCTTTAATTCGAGTTTTTGCGCCCGATAAATCATTTTTATCAACTAAAACCACCACATCAGCTACGATTGTTCTGAATTGAGATAAATCACCTAATTTTGAAACTGTATTTTGGGGGCTGGAGTCGGAGGATGTTGATCCTTGATTTACACTTGTTGTATCTGGTTTAGAACAGCCAACGGTAAATCCTAATAAGATGGTTGAGACTATTATTGGAATACATAAAAAGCGAGTATTTTTCATTGTTAACTATCTCCATCATATATAAACGAATTATTCAGAAAATTGTGGGTTGATTACTTTTGTTGAAATAGTGAATTGTGCAGTCCCGACTAAAATTATTATAACTGATAAAAATAATACACTCGTCCACATAGCGCCCATGCCGAGTCCACCATATGTTTTAGATTGAGTTAATAAATCGCCTAATGCAGCACCAAAGGGACGAGTTAAGATATATCCTATCCAGAATGTTAATACGGGATTACCACCTAAACGGAATAACAGATATGAAGCTAAAATCATCGCACCAAAAGCAATAGCACCAATACTGAATCCAAGTGATAATGCTTCGGTTGCTAAATCACCAGCAGCGGTTCCTAAAGCAAAGGTGCATAATATGGCGGACCAATAAAATAATTCACGGCGAGATGTCGTTATTTCATGAATCGATAATGTTCGTTCTATGGTATACCAAACCATGAATATTATTGCCAATCCGATAGCAAATATAGTTGTACTTATATAAAGACTGACACCTAATTTGTCAGTTAATAAATCAGTGATTTGGGTACCGACAATACTGACCAGAACGACAGTGAGCCAATAAATCCAAGGTGTATAAGTTTTTGATACAAGTTGTTTTCCGAGCGCGATGGTCAAAAATATAGCCATTATCGCACTGGTTAATCCTTGTCCTAACCCCGCATTTACAGCCAGATAATCCGCACCGGTTTCACCAACCGTCGTCGACAGTATTTTGATAACCCAAAATGTAAGTGTCACTGCAGGCACTTTATTGAGTATTTCTCTGATACCAGAATTTGTTTGGTTTTCCATCATTCAAGCCCATTAGTAATAAAAGGTAAAACTGATATTAAGTAACAATACTTAGTACAAACATAGAAAAAGAATAATGCTCTCTAATTTGAGAACATTAATGATTGATATTATTTAATAGAGTTTATTTTTGGCGTGTAGTGATAAATTTTTATATCACTGCTGTGCAAGCAATCTGGTTTGTCTATGACTGAATCGGTGCTAAATAGATACCAACTTTCATTGTGTCTATTTCCTAATAATATTCCTTTATTTATATCAAAGCATTTTTTAAGGTTAGATTTAGGGCCTAATACCCATCGATTAGGTTGTGATTTTATCCATACAGATGCGGCATTAACCTGAGAGCTTTTATCCTGATGATATGAAAAATGATATATATCTCTATTTGCGAATAACAAGAATTGTTCTCGCATGTTGGTTAATAAAATTTCTTGGTTTGGCTGAGTGATGCTTTCAGCCTTTAACATAATTCCTTGCGGGGTTCTGAGATCATTTATTAACGGATAAGCCCATAGACCATAATGCAACCAGAATAGAGTAAGTACGGAAAGTAAAGCCGTTATTCGTTGCTTACGTAATATCAAATTTACCAAAATTCCAGAGATACCTAACGATAAGGCTAGCGGTACAGGCGATGAAATCTCTGCCAGATGACTATTCAAATTAGGTTTAATTAAAAGAACAATTCCTGTAGCAATGAAAACAATGGGGACTAACCAGCTAAGACCTTTCATCAATCGAATGGGGATCTTGCGATTGATGATATTTGGTAAAAATAATGCACTTAACATAGCAAATGGGATTGTTGCTGGTGTCATGTATACGCCACGTTTACCTGGTGATATTGAAAAAAATACAATGATTAAAATGAGGTAGGTAACCAGAATAATTACAGGAATATTTCGGTTTCTGATTTCATTTTTACACTGTAGAACTATCCACGGTAATAGCAATGACCAGGGTAGCCAAAATGGCGGAATGACATTCAGAAGGTAGTACCAGAAGGGCTTTATGTGTTGCCATGAGTTTGCATAGCGAGTGACAGTTTGGTGAAATAAAATATTATCCCGATATGCTGTATATATCGGATCTGCGTGCATTTTAACCGCAACCAGCATGGGAATAAGCCATAATCCACAAGCCATTAACATAATAAATGGGCCTGAAAAAGCTTTTAACCAATCGGATTTAGTGGCTGCTTTTATTTTCTGGAAATGTGTATAAATTGCGGGAATCAATATAAATAGTGCTAAAATACCAACCCCTTTTGTAATAATTCCAAGACCAGCAGCGAACCACCCTAAATAATACCAACGCCATCCTCCTGATGTTAAAAGAAATCGCAAAAACCCATAGCAACCTAATGTAACGAAGAACGTTACTAATTCATCAATCTGTGCTTGCTTTCCTTGAACAGTAAACTGAACGGTAAACAATAATAATAAACCGGCTCTGAAAGCAACGGAATTGCCCCATAGGCGACGTGACATGTCGTAAACAAGCGTGATACAACCTAAACCTGCAACTAGTGATGGAATTAAGAACGCAATGCGCATTGAATGGGTGAGCCAATAAATTGCTGCAATACCCCACATAAACATTGGCGGTTTATCGGGATATATTTCTCCTCCCCGAAAAGGGAATAACCATTGGCCAGTATCAACCATTTGTTTTGCGATTAATGCAAATCGAGGTTCGTCTGCTGGCCATGGATCACGTAGGCCCAACCCTGCGCCAAGTAACAACAAAGCTACGCCGAGAAGAAACAACAAATTTAGGCGGTCGTTATCAAAACCATGTAGTGTAAAACGATCTGAGATCATGCTAATTCCTGAATTTTTAACATCAAGAAGAACAAACTTTTGCTGTATCGAATTTATTATTTTTTACTTAGATGAAACTTAAAGTGATAAATATTTTTTTAATTTAAGTTTAATTTAAGTTTTTCATCTTATACTGTAATGCAGACTTCGTTTTTGTTGAGAGAATAATAAGTGAACAAAACAAGTAAATACTCATGTTATTTCAATGCGAAAACGATTGTGTTGTTGCTATCTGTATTGGGCATTTTATTTTTTATCGGAAATAGATTCATTTTCCCAACTTATACAAAACAGGTTTCCGTTTATTTTATAGATCACGTCCCTAAACATACGAGACGAGGAGTAGGTGGTGTGCGAGAACTATCGTCGGCGTCATGGAGTGCTCACATCCTTGTTGATGGGAAAAATGTGGTTTGTGATATTCCAAGCTCGTTATATATGATGTTAAAAAACTCAACAGACAACGCACGATTTGCTGTACTGCATTATCGTCATGCTATTTTTTCAGATGCATTGGTTTGTGAGCGGTTAGATGCGCCCAATAATTAACAATAACGGGAAATAAAAAACACTCATCGTTTCGTGAATGGTGTGGTATTGCCAGTGATAAAAACGTAACGCAAAAAGATGAATTCAAATATATGTTTCCCTTAGACCAATCTCTCTGTTATTTTCTGAATTGACGGTGCAGTCTGTTATTTTTTCCTACTATTGGAATGATATTCACCCATTGGCTGCGTGATAAGAACAATAAAGGAGGTGCCATGGGGCGACCGAAAATCCCTAGGAATATTTGTGGTAAACCCGCCGATAGTT includes these proteins:
- a CDS encoding ArnT family glycosyltransferase, whose amino-acid sequence is MISDRFTLHGFDNDRLNLLFLLGVALLLLGAGLGLRDPWPADEPRFALIAKQMVDTGQWLFPFRGGEIYPDKPPMFMWGIAAIYWLTHSMRIAFLIPSLVAGLGCITLVYDMSRRLWGNSVAFRAGLLLLFTVQFTVQGKQAQIDELVTFFVTLGCYGFLRFLLTSGGWRWYYLGWFAAGLGIITKGVGILALFILIPAIYTHFQKIKAATKSDWLKAFSGPFIMLMACGLWLIPMLVAVKMHADPIYTAYRDNILFHQTVTRYANSWQHIKPFWYYLLNVIPPFWLPWSLLLPWIVLQCKNEIRNRNIPVIILVTYLILIIVFFSISPGKRGVYMTPATIPFAMLSALFLPNIINRKIPIRLMKGLSWLVPIVFIATGIVLLIKPNLNSHLAEISSPVPLALSLGISGILVNLILRKQRITALLSVLTLFWLHYGLWAYPLINDLRTPQGIMLKAESITQPNQEILLTNMREQFLLFANRDIYHFSYHQDKSSQVNAASVWIKSQPNRWVLGPKSNLKKCFDINKGILLGNRHNESWYLFSTDSVIDKPDCLHSSDIKIYHYTPKINSIK
- a CDS encoding (R)-mandelonitrile lyase encodes the protein MALTKVQERQSFKGPENWFTGHVRVEMLFTPQAKARTSAGSVTFEPEARTAWHSHPIGQSLIVTAGVGYVQFWGEERQEIVSGDVVWIPAGVKHWHGASEKMAMTHIAVQEEENGSAADWMELVSDAQYAGI